In the genome of Ovis canadensis isolate MfBH-ARS-UI-01 breed Bighorn chromosome 21, ARS-UI_OviCan_v2, whole genome shotgun sequence, the window CTATAACTGAGTCTACCGTGAACCATTCTACTTTTCAATTACACCACCTTCTTCCAGGCGACGAAGTATGTGTGGTTAAGACCAGTTATTTCCAGAGGCATAAGCCCATTGCCAcacttcctttgctgtgaaatgaGTTTCTTGATCAGATGCAATGTTGTGTAGGATGCCATGAGGGGCACATCATGTCTCTGTTGGGAGGACCCGAGGAACCTTCACTTTTATGAAATGAGCCAAGGCTGGTGAGTGGGTGTGCAGAAGAATTGAGGCACTCCTGCAGGGGCAGTCTGGAGGGTGTGGGGTCCACATGGGAAGAGCCCTAGGAAACAACCCTCTGGGGTGCAGGAAGTCAAGGCTGGTGGGCAGGGGGACACAGGGGATCAGGATGCTGCTGCAGGTGTGAGGCAGAGGCAAGGTGAAAATCACCAGGCCTGGGCCGGGGCTAAGAGACCAGTGAGCTCCCAACCCCCTGCAGGCACACAGCTGGGGCAGAGCACAGCTGGATGTCCTTGTGCATATGCACCTCTGACTGTGCAGCAGGAGcaagaaaaaccaaaacatcGCAGGCTGGAACCAGGAAGCAAAGCCCCTTTCTTCCTGCAGTGTCCATCCAGTGCCCTCTACTGACGGAGCCTAAGATGGTGCTCACTGACAGGGAGACATGCTTTCAGTCTAGTCCATGACTGCAGAACAGGTACTGAAGTATTTGTCTGAAGCTGAGGACCAATATGTTGATAACTGCCACACTGGGAAACCACTAAATATTTACAAGTTAAACATTATACTTGTAAATCATCATGGATCAGAGAAGaaaccgggcttccctggtggcttggacggtagagaatctgcctgcaatgagggagacctgggtacgatccctgggttgggaagatcccctggaggaggtcatggcaatccacttcagtattctggcctggagaatctccatggacagaggagcctggcgggctacagcccatggggttacaaagggttggacatgtataaatacatatagcACAGCACAAAGAAAAAACCATAAGAGAAATTAAGAGTACTTTAAACTACATCATAATGAAAACACAAGATTTAAAATCCATATCATGGGAACTTccttagtggttcagtggttaagaatccacgttgcaatgcaggtttgatccccagttggggagctaagatcctacatgccgcagaacaactaagcctgctTGCCACATCTacagagtccatgtgccacaatgaaagattccCCATAATGCAAcagagatcccatgtgccacaacaaagacttgacatagccaagtaaataaatattttttaagaatgtaTCTGATACAGTTTCTGTCAGAAAAGAAGATCTAAAACCAGCTGTCTAATTTTTCACCTTAAATCAGAAAAACAGCAAATTAAGCCCAAattaggaagaaagaaatctaaattaaacataagaccaggaaaaaaaaaagaacatgggtAAATAGTAGGTTAAAAAACATATGAAACTAAAGGTTAATTCTTTGAAAAGTTAGTTGATTAATCTTCAGCTAGATTGTGGAGCTTATCCCAGGAATGAAAGGTTGGTTTGATATTTAAAACTCAATGGGTGAAACTCACCAAGTCAGCAGAATAAAGAGGGAAAAGCATTTCATCATTAATTAGTTGTATCTGTGACAAAATTCATAACATTCATTCGTGAtaaaaaaaatatctacaaactaagaacagttgttgtttagtcgctaagtcatgtccgactcttttgccactccatggactgtagtccaccaggctcctctgtccatgggatttcccaggcaagaatactgtattgggttgccatttccttccccagggggtcttcctgacccaagggtcaaactcaagtctcttgcatctcctgcactggcaggcggattctttaccactgagccactagggaagccctaagaattgCTAGCATGTATCAAAATTCCAGACTTCAGAAGGGGGCAGGTGTGCAGCATAAACCACATAGTTTGCACAAACAATTGAGGCAGTGAGACATTCTGGATTGACGGAAACCTTTCTGAAATACAAGTTCACAGACACCAGCCAAAGGCCAACCTTGCAAGTAGGACTTCGTAAGGATAGCAATCTCAGGCCTGCTATGTCAGCTCCTTTCTGCATAATATCACAACCAAACTGGtttctttccagaaaggcaagGTTGGTTATACCTTTAAAAATCATGTAATTCATAACATTAGCAGAATAAAGGGAGGAAAACATATTGCCTCAACAGATCCAGAGACAGCATTCAGTAAAATGTATCACAAACATTTCAGCAAATTACAAAAAGAACTTTCTTAAACTGATAGAGAGTATCTACAGAAAAATTTACCATTAGCATATTAATTGTGAAATATAATACTTTCCCCTGATGTTTGGTAAGAATATCCATTAtcaccacttctatttaacattaTACTGGAGGTCTTAGCCAGTACAATAAGGTaacttgaaaaactgaaagtacagggattgaaaaggaagaaatagaactaTCTTTATTTTCTGACGATATGATACTATGTACattaaaatccaaaagaatctttATATTCTGTTGCTCAAGGAGATGTCTGTCTAGGTGCAAGTACTCCATCAAAAGGTTCCAAGCCCAAACCACACTGAAACATTACTTCCCACCTACTTGGATAGTgatgataataattttaaaaactgaaaataaaaggtGTTGATAAGGATGCAGAGAAATCGGGATCCTTGTACGGTGCTGGTGGAATGTAAAATGCTTACggacactgtggaaaacagtttgatggCTCCTTGAAAAGTTAAACATGGCACTACGCACTGTTTCAAAATGCTGTTAAGGCCCTAGGGCCAGTGACTGACGCCCCCTCACCCACAGGCTCAGCAGAAAGCAACTCCCGGAGTGGCCATTAAGACTTACCAGCAGCCTTCATGACACTTCACGGCCAAAAAGACACCATTTTCCACCTCGGCCCAGTGTTCAACATCTGACAGTTGCTTGCAGGATCTCTCCAGAACAAACGAATCAGGTATGACCAAATCCACCACTTGTGAAGATTTTTTAAGCAGCAGGTGCACAAAGTGAAATAAATGTTCACTGGTAAAGAGCTCATGTATTATCTAGGCCAGTATACACTGGTGAGTTACGATCAGCAGGAGCAGCAATATGGTATACTGTGGTGGAGATCTTTTGGGAGAACTCCTGGGCCGTTGGACTTTCTCTGTGAAAGATCAAGCCCTCTCTCTATGATGTGCTAAGGAAGAATCTTGTCACATTAGCTACTGCCGCTACAGCAtgagtaatttgcccaagatgAGATGCCGCTAATAAGAGAGCAGATTATCTGTGACTGTCCAGTCCTTGCTCTTTCTTTTGTGCCACACACTGACTTTCCTTAACCCCTACTTGTAACAGAATTTGCCCCAATtaatttttaacacatttttaaaaatctgaacattaaatctttaaaacattttttttaagtcaaacatGGAATGACCATAAAATTCAGTAATTCCCTCCTAGATGTATATTTAAAGGAACTGAAGACAGATACTTCCAGAGATACTTCTatgccaatgttcactgcagcatttttcTAGCCCAAAGGTGAAAACTCATGTCTACCTGTCAacagatggataaacaaaatgcagcATGCATGCTcgcatgtgcgcacacacacacacacacacacacacacaggaatattatccagccataaaaaggaatgaagttctgatataagctataacatgaatgaaccttaaaaacatgcTGAATGGAATtatgccagacacaaaagaaaaagtattgTATGATTGCACTTACTTAAAATATATAGactaggcaaattcatagaaataaaaagtaGATCAAAGGTTagcactctagtactcttgcctggaaaatcccatggatggaggagcctggtaggctgcagtccatgggatcttgaaGAGtcttacacaactgagcaacttcactttcacttttcactttcatgaattggagaaggaaatggcaacccactccagtgttcttgcctggagaatcccaggaacgggggggagcctggtgggctgccgtctatggggtcgcacagagtgggacacgactgaagcgacttagcagcagcagcagcagagggacggGGAGAAAAGAGTTACTGTTAAATGGTTACAGAGTTTCTCATTGCCATGATGAAAAAAGCTTTgaaaatggtggtgatggttacccaacattgtgaatataattaatgccactgaattgtacacttgagTCACTCTACTCAAATTACCTGGTTTGAGTGTGCCATGTTTTCTGTCCTATCCTGACAGTGGCTGACAGTCAAGTCAGCCTCAGTCCAATCAAAACTCTTCTTTCTGCTTCCCTGTGGGCGGTAACACATGCTAACTGCTCGAAACCATAATCAGGTTTCAAAGCCCAGTTCACCAGTCATCTCTTGAAAACTTCTCTCAGTTCCCACCTAGAGTACTTTGTCTTCCCAACTCCCATGCAAGTCAGGGGTCACGTGGTGATCATGTTTCATCTTCCCGGTCTTCTTTATGCTCCTCGAGAGGATCCTCTGCctgcctgctcagtcgctcagtgaagtctctttgcaatcccagggttgtctagcccgccaggctcctctgtccatgagatttcccaggcaagaatactggagtgggttgccaaaggAGCCTCTAGTTCTGATTAATTCTGGTGTCTTCTAAGTACCTGTTTGATAAATCGGACACACTAAATCCCCTATTACCCTCCCAGAAAAGACTGCTTGCTAGACAAAAGACCCCAAACGCCAAACCGCATTTGCAGAGCACTTTTGTGCATTATCAGACCGTTGTTTGggattccctcgtggctcagatgataaagagccTCCCCTCAATGCCGGAggtctgagttcgatccctgggtcctgaagatcccctggagaaggaaatggcaatccactccagtattcttgcctggaaaatcccatggactgaggagcttggcggCTATATGCAGTcgataggatcacaaagagtcggacacgactgagcgactacactttcactgTTCTTTTTTCGTGTATTGTCAGACCGTTAGTGAAGAGAATCGTGGCGCTACAGCCTATTTGGCAATCCTGTGGTCACATTACCACTACTGGCTACTTCTGCAGATTCATTGTAAACTTTGGGTGGGGAAGCCCAACAGCTGCTCCCAGCCCTAGGGGCCTACGGACTCCAGCTCGGGGGGTGGCCCCTGTGCTGTCGAAGGTCTCCAGACAGAACCCCAGTGAAGGCCATTTGCGCGCACCGGCGGACGCACCAAGACGGCCTTCGCACCAGGCAACCATAGAGTGTGATGGGCGGGCAGAGAGGCCAGAGTCTCAGGCCGCTCTGTCCCCCGCTTCCGGCAACGCCTCGTTGCTCCAGAAGTAGAGGTAGCCGCGTATGCAGTTTCCATGGGGACTGGAGATGGCGCCGCGAGGTGAGATTACGGAGGTGTGTGAGTCGCTGGTCCTGATCGCTTCTATATTCCATTCCTTTCTCTCCCATTGCTCGACTTTTATAAACCCTCTATTCTCGGGTGTTATGGACTTCACTTCTCGCTTGTCCAAAGCAGGGTCTAGCAGCCTCACCCTCCCTGAGTTCCTGAAGGTCTCGAGGTGCGGGTCTTAGATTCCCTCAAATTCTTGGCCAGGTCTGTTCTAGGCCAGCTCAGTTACAAATTTGCAGTGTGACGTCAAACAAGCCAGTGCTGGCCTCTGCACCCCATTTTCCCTTCCCAAATAGTGACGAGGTTAGATCTTAAAGGGGCTTTGACTTTCGCGCCCGAAGCCCGGAGTCAAGTTTAGGGGACACTctacacacagagagaaaccctacacacacagacaccctacacacacactctctctctttttctctctcctcatcaGCAATCAGAAGTGCCCCAAGTAGCCCTTTCCATTAGCTGCGACCTCACGTTTCCTTCGTTAGACACAAAACCATTGAAATAACTGAGGTTGAGCTGCCCTCCAGcccatctctttttctctgtgctCACATTTTCAGGTAAACGATTGTCCTCCACCccgctggaaattcttttctttctgaatggGTGGTATTATGCTACCTATTTCCTGCTGGAACTCTTCATATTTCTGTATAAAGGTAAGGCCTGGGGATTGACTACCCTTGCCCACATCCCTTCCCCACTTCAGGGCAGAGCCAACTCCCACCAAAAACCttcctatttttcattcttttctgcccTCTAGGGAGCCTCTTCACTGTAAGGTAGAAGTCTCTTCATCAGCTGACTTCTTGAGAATGATTTAGTAGGAAGCTCCTGGGCAAGAGTTTGTTGAGTTTGGGAAATGTGGGATTCTTCATTCCAactctcccccatcacctcttGCTGAACTCCACTTTCAGCCTGTTGATGAGCCTCGGAAGCTATTCAGCGGTCTGTGTACCCGTGTACAGCTGATAATGGTGGAGGGTGGAGTCCTCATAGACTGTCCGAGTTATGAGTAAAACCCGATAACAACATGCCTGCCTCTAAAAGAGATGCAGCCACAACAAGGAGTTAACACATCCTGCATCAGGTTAACAGATGCTGCCCACACCTCACTAAGTAGCTCATGGACAGCTGATGAGACTCGCGCATGTGGGGCTCTCCTGCGCACTGCTCTGTGTTGTTTTCAGACTCTGACTTCTGTGTTGGCAGGTCTCCTGCTCCCGTACCCAACAGCCAATCTAGTCCTGGATGTGGCGATGCTCTTCCTGTATCTCGGAATTGAAATAATCCGACTATTTTTTGGTGAGTGTTTGTCCAAGAATATTTCCATTCTTTCTGAGATGAGCTGGTATCCGTAACCTGATCAACAAGGAAAAGTACATAACCTAGGCTCACCAATCAAGAGATTGGATCTGGTGGTATATCCCATTACCCCCTCTCTGAAGTTTCAAGCTGCTTCATATTTTGGGTCAAGATGTATCTGTCTGTTGCCCGGCAGGGCCAGAAGTGGGCAGTGGCATGATATTAGACAATTTCTTCCCAGTTGTCTAACTGTTACAAGAGTGCCTTGTTCCTCTCACTGGTTTGCTTGGGAGAATAGATTCAGCTGTAACTCTATGTCCGGGGCAGGAGATGCCTGCACAGGTCAGCACTAAGATCCCCTTCATTTTTCTGAACAAGGATTTCTCTAGGACAAGTTTTGTATTCCTGGAAGTACAGAGCAAGCCCTTTTTAGTTAGAATATGTCATCCCTGAAAATGTTCTTTAAacacactgaagaaaaaaaacataCTTTCAGTACATATCACAGTGGATAAAGAAAGCTCACataaaatgctaagaaaaaagctagttttaaaaatgagcaagggagggaattccctggctgtccagtggttaagatttcaagCTTCCAACTCAGGGGGTAggggtttgatctgtggttggggaactaagattctgcatgctgcacagcgaaaaaaaaaaaattagcaagcgACCCTAATGGGCAGTTCACATAAGAATAATTACAAAGGACCAGTAACCATGATAAAATGCTCAAACTCACGAACAAAAAGCAAACTGGAAAAACACGGTAACATATTCACCCATCGGATTAAAAAGATTCCCAAATGCCCCGTATTCAAATAACCGCAAGAAACAGTATGTATGGTCTCACACTCATGTGAGTATTTATATTCCCACACCCCTGGGAATAGAAATTAGTATAACCTTTTTTGCTAATGGTTTTACCAGGTAAAATGTATATTCTTAGACATTAACAATTTCCCTTCTAAAACTGGCTGAAAAAAACACACTTCTACAGATACACAAGTATATCTGTATGAGGATGTATTGCCATGTATTTTTTGACATCAAAACCTTAGAAACAACCTAACACCTATCAATACAGGACTAGTTAAATTATGATATTGGTTCAATGAATTGTTCATAGCCATTAAAAAAGGTAGTTAGGTGTGGAAAGAGTTATGATAGAGTAAAAGGTAGTTAATGTGGAAAGACGTCTAACTATGTTAAATGGTTAAATAAGTTGCCAAACGGTATGCAGAGTATGATTCTacttttataataatgaaaataataacgtGACTATACACATAAAAAATGTCTGAAACAGTATGCCTCATTCTGTAATAATGGCTTTCTCTAGAGGGTGAATCAtgaagtcttttaatttctgtattttctaaaatgattttctatatatttttcttttttttggccattccaTGGGGCAcctgggttcttagttccctaaccagggattggacccatgctccctgcagtggaagcacagagtcaaccactggactgccagggaagtccatattttctatattaattGACAAAGTGTTCaatgattatatattatttttataattaaaaagatcTTTCCTCAAATAAAGATCCCATTGTTTCTTCACTGGGAGCAGGACCTTTCTGTGAATGACTCTAATCTCACAGCCGCTCCAAAGCCTCTTGTTTTTAACACAGTGGGACCCTGTTAATAAAGTTGCACATCCCCATTCAGGACCATTTGCCTCTGCTTGCCAGTCCATCCCATCCCACCTGCCTTTTCCTCTGAGGCCAAGGAAAGCAGGCCACTTGGaggtgactccatgggctgtgtCTGACAGGTACAAAGGGAAACCTCTGCCAGCGAAAGATGCCACTTGGTATTAGCGTGGCCTTGACCTTCCCGTCCACCATGATGGCGTCCTATTACCTGCTGCTGCAGACCTACGTGCTCCGCCTGGAAGCCATCATGAACGGCATCTTGCTCTTCTTCTGCGGCTCAGAGCTCCTGCTCGAGGTGCTCACCCTGACCGCTTTCTCCAGGTACTGCTACTGAGGGGCCATTTCCCGTCACCTGAGGGTTGGGttcccatcccagggagggaTTCATTGTTCTTCTAAAGCTTGAAGGGTCTGGACTCTAGAGGATGTTTAAGGGTGAGAAAGGTGTTTTTCCCACTGAGGGTAGAAAGGTGTCTTTCCCGAAGTTACACACTTAGGGAagatattcttgctttctgggGCCAAGAGGCTTGGATTATAGAACATTTCAGGCCAGCTGCTCTTGTTCACTGgccttttaacattttctttctttctttctgccatcAGTATGGACAGGATGTGAAGTACAAAAACTTCAGCCAGCAGCCTTCACAGGCTGAGACTGTACACATCTCTGGTACTTCAGCCACACCAGTGAGAAATGGCAGGCCAAGTTGTCCTGAGAAAGGTCGCAGCTTTTCCTCGGCACAGACACCTGGGGAACAAACCCAGCGTAAGACCGCTGGGCACCATCTCAACCAGGACCATCAGCCAGGAGACTCTTCTACACTCCAGTATAGGGAGGGGCAAggctggtgccttcctggcctttCTCGGAACCAGCTCCCTTCTGACCTCAGGTTTTCCTCTTTGATCTTCATGGCCAGAGTATCTTGTGTGGACCTTGCAGGCTCCCTGGGCTTCCAGAAGCACCTGAGCCACACGCTCGCCATGTGTGCTGTGCCCTGCATGTCCTGCAGGAGCACAGGGCACCTCAGGAGGGTGTGCTTCCAGAGTGATGCAAAAGCCGCTCATCCCATTTCTCAGAAACTGAGCTCCAGAAATTTTTAAGTAGCTCATAGTGCTATTTTTCTACTCTCATCATGaaacaaacattattttataataaataagtattttctaTTGTGGGGGGTTGTAGCCTTTTCCTTGTGGCACCTGTCCCTAGAATTTCATCCACTTCAAGAGAAAGTAGAGACTATCCCCAAGGTTTGCCCTTGGCTATGCTTAGTGACCCTGTGCGGACACAGAGGCAGCAATGAAAGTGTCCTGCTGAATTTCTTCCCCTGCAGCTCTAGTCTCAATTAATCCCTAAAGGCCCTGCCAGCTGCTGTGTCTTCTTCAGACTTGTCATCCTGACCACTCACATTCTTCACCTCTGCCCCAAAGCcagcagattttaaaattttatttatttttggttgtgctgggtcttcctttctgcactcgggctttctctagtttcggtgAGCGAGGGCTGCTCTTCGTTACGTTGCACAGGCGtctctgcagtggcttctcttgttgcggagcacaggctctagacacaCAGGCTTCAGAAACATATTCTAAACTTACCAATGTTTTTTGGtcgtttgttttaaaatttcaagggaacataaacttttattttttaagctggaGAAATGTTGCCCTAAGTGAGTGTATCTTCTCTTCTCCAAGTAACCATCTTTAAAACTTTCTCATCTTACATGATAGTGGCCATTTTTTTAGCTCCAAGAAGCCATAAGAGAAGCCACTTTAGGAAACCTTGAGCCATATGGCCCCTTTGCTATCAGGTGAATCCTAGACTATCTGCTCTTACTCAGAGTAAAAAGTAACTGGCCTTTAAGAATGTTATGCTGGTTTTTAACTGCTTATTTCCTGTGATCAGGTTCATTCTCAATCTACAAAGGTCTCCAGTGTCCAAGCTTTCTCTTGTTTCCTTACCCTCTGTGTCCTTGCCCAAGGGCTGCCTTTGGGGGTCTATCCAAAGACTGTATTTAGATAGGTCTAATTCAGCATGAAACAGTAACAAAAACTCCAATAGGAACGTCCCTGACATTTCAATAGCATATCCCACGAATACAATTTTCTGCTGTTTCTCACACTGCCTTTTTGCCGCCTAGCCCTGCTTTGAAGAAATCGCTGTTATCAAACTGGAGAACTCATTGTCCTTGACCTCCCTATTTCATTTAGAGTTTCATTGGTtatggttaaagaatctgcctgcaatgcaggaggcctgagttcaattcctgggtcaggaagaccccccacccccacccccagagaaggaaatggcaacccaatccagtattcttgcctagagaactccatggacagaggatcttggcaggctacagtccatggggttgccaagagtaggatacaacttagcaactaaaccaccaccaccctcgcAGCAATGCAGAAAAATGAATGAGAGGTTCAGTTCTAAGGGGCAGCTTATAACTCACAGGGGCTTTAAAAAGCAATTCAATCTCACCCCCGACTTGGCAGGTTTAGAGATGAGGAAGTAAGATAGCCAAGCATCAGCTGGTTACTAACTTGTTAGAAACTTTTGTCTTACTTGTCTCAGTCTGGATCAACCCCAGTCCTCAATGGGTACCACATGAGGATGGGGATGAATGATTGAAAATGGGCACAGGATTGAAATAGGAAGTCATCACATTTTCTCCTTGGGTACCTCAAAGCATTGGGTTTCCCATGCATGGCTCCATAAATGCACCtcctttttagtttatttttggccatgccacactgCATGCAagctcttggttccctgaccacagACCAAACCtgctccccctgcagtggaagctagGAGCCTTAACCactccaccagggaaatcccataaatGTTCTATTCTTGCTGCTTGTCAGAGCCAGCTGTGTGGATACAGCCAGTCATCAGAGAACATCATACAATAGAAACTGAGGCAGTGGAGGATGGCAGCACCAGTCTTTCAGGGTTTAACGTGTCAGGCTGTACTCACTGTAGTGTCGAGGGAAGCCACCATACACCATACACACCTGAAGAACTAACCTTCTGGGACAATGGGAAAGGACGAAGGAGCAGGCGCTGGTCACCAGAGCTGACAGAGGTTGCTCAGATAGATATTCACACTCATGCCTAGAATTGCCAGGTGACTGCATGGCAGAGGTGATCCAAGTCTTCCCCTTTCCATACTCCAATGGTAGCCCCTAGGAGAAACTGCAGAATGTATCTGCTTCTCCGGTCTAACAGTCCTCACACTCTAGTCCCCACACACATAAGCCATCTGCAACATAAAAGGTAGAATTCTAGAGTTGATGCAGCACAAGAAGGCACTTTGGCAGGCATGGCACACATCTGAGATGCAGGTGACCGTGGAACTCAACTTGAGAACAATGGTTTAAGTTCTGAGAGGCaccatgataatttttttttcctgtaagtttGGTAACATCGTAGACCCTCCGGAGATTTCCCTTCTACTGCAGGTTACTTGTTTTTATACTGCTTTTGCCTTTACTGGTCACCTGGTCATTCGTTCGTCTTTTTATTGTGTTCTCTTCTTGTTCACTGGGCTTTTTAAAGTCAGCTTTCTGGAATCCCAAGGATCGCCCCTCAACACTCTGCTTTCTAACCTGTACTTCCTTATATTAGATAGCAACTCAGTCTACATAAAACGTTCCCATTTGTTATTGCTTATGCTTAAAATATCCCAGTGTGGAAGGCAGGACAGCCATCATTTTCATCCCGCAGATGAGAGCCTGAGGTCACGCTGCCTGTCCATGGTCATAGATTTAGCCAGTGGAGGAAGCACTAGCCAGCCCATCTGCTAATTCCTGGCAGAGGATTCTCCCCTTTATGAACCTGATGAGAGCAGAACTCAACTGCACAAGGAAGGACGTTGATTCTGGGATTGTATCTTAGGGATCTGGAAGGATAAAGGATGACCTAGAATTAGGCTGTTTAGATGGCCAAGGACAAAAAGCTAAACCTCAAGGGGCACCTCCAGAGCATCACACGAGGTCTCCTAGCTGTACCACACGCACTGCACCCCCACCGTCCAGTTCCAGCTGAGAACTCTGGGATTCACTCCCCTCCCTCTACATCAGCCCACACCCATGTCCCAGACACCTCAACAAATCTATGCAATGCGGAATCTGTGAAACAGCGCACACcccatttattatttaaaaatattttgttacaaaaggaaaaaaaatacaatgcaGTATAAAAGATTGACAGTGTCATCAAGTTTATTACACAATTTTCAACCTATCAGAAAGACAAACAAATCACCAACAACAGGGGGACGGGGCCATGGCCTTTTTGAGGGTtgggtttctttccttttgctatcaggaaataaaactaaaaattgtgTCAttgagtaaaaacaaaacaaaatataggg includes:
- the TMEM216 gene encoding transmembrane protein 216 isoform X1, translating into MQFPWGLEMAPRGKRLSSTPLEILFFLNGWYYATYFLLELFIFLYKGLLLPYPTANLVLDVAMLFLYLGIEIIRLFFGTKGNLCQRKMPLGISVALTFPSTMMASYYLLLQTYVLRLEAIMNGILLFFCGSELLLEVLTLTAFSSMDRM
- the TMEM216 gene encoding transmembrane protein 216 isoform X2, with protein sequence MLFLYLGIEIIRLFFGTKGNLCQRKMPLGISVALTFPSTMMASYYLLLQTYVLRLEAIMNGILLFFCGSELLLEVLTLTAFSSMDRM